The proteins below come from a single Chryseobacterium sp. MA9 genomic window:
- a CDS encoding AraC family transcriptional regulator → MKVTFERVIPNEKSSFRTIHNNSPISEFKWEYHYHPEIELVCVISGNGTRHVGYHKSNYTNGDLVLIGSNIPHSGFGLNSIDPHEEIVLQFKEEILQFPQQEVEARSIKNLLELSKYGIHFHHKVKKIMLPKLKLMLESEGYKRYLLLLEILFELSKCEDYDLLNKEIMPYTIISKNKTRLENIFTYVEHHYDKEIDIEDVAKLANLTLPAFCNFFKKATQITFTEFVNRYRINKACLLMAQDRSISECSYQCGFNNVTYFNRMFKKYTGKTPSEFIKNNSHNKVNVDLKVEKETKSKASF, encoded by the coding sequence ATGAAAGTTACTTTTGAAAGGGTCATCCCTAATGAAAAGAGCTCGTTCCGCACGATTCATAACAACTCCCCTATTTCAGAATTCAAATGGGAGTATCATTATCATCCCGAAATTGAACTGGTATGTGTCATCTCCGGGAACGGAACCCGCCATGTAGGCTATCATAAAAGTAATTATACGAATGGAGATCTGGTTTTAATCGGGTCCAATATTCCCCACTCCGGATTTGGACTGAATTCTATTGATCCGCATGAAGAAATTGTACTTCAGTTCAAAGAAGAAATCCTGCAGTTTCCTCAGCAGGAAGTAGAAGCCAGATCTATCAAAAACCTGTTGGAACTTTCAAAATACGGGATTCATTTTCATCATAAAGTAAAAAAAATAATGCTTCCCAAACTGAAGCTTATGCTGGAGTCGGAAGGATATAAGAGATATTTGCTGTTGCTTGAAATTCTTTTTGAGCTTTCGAAATGTGAGGATTATGATCTTCTGAACAAAGAAATCATGCCCTACACCATTATTTCAAAAAATAAAACCCGTCTTGAAAATATCTTCACGTATGTAGAACATCATTACGACAAGGAAATTGATATTGAAGACGTTGCAAAGCTGGCCAATCTTACTTTGCCTGCCTTCTGCAATTTTTTTAAAAAAGCAACCCAGATCACTTTTACAGAATTTGTAAATAGATACAGAATCAACAAGGCTTGCCTGCTGATGGCACAGGACAGGTCTATTTCAGAATGCAGCTATCAATGCGGTTTTAATAATGTGACCTACTTCAATAGGATGTTTAAAAAATATACCGGGAAAACGCCTTCAGAATTTATTAAGAATAATTCTCATAATAAAGTCAATGTAGATCTGAAGGTTGAAAAGGAGACTAAAAGTAAGGCAAGTTTTTAA
- a CDS encoding DUF3892 domain-containing protein gives MAIRITCINKDNGNHENPNLAITHLGWINEKGETGKSTRLQIYSWIKDKNGLAYVTDNKGNSVKVITAETRTGTQYLKTEADSTEKNNLLSLPECK, from the coding sequence ATGGCAATTAGAATTACTTGCATCAACAAAGACAATGGAAATCATGAAAATCCTAATTTAGCAATTACACATTTAGGATGGATAAACGAAAAAGGAGAAACAGGGAAAAGTACCAGACTACAAATTTATTCTTGGATAAAGGATAAAAATGGTTTAGCTTATGTTACAGATAATAAAGGAAATTCTGTAAAAGTTATTACAGCTGAAACCCGTACTGGTACCCAATACCTAAAAACGGAAGCAGATAGTACTGAAAAAAACAACCTATTATCACTTCCTGAATGTAAATAA
- a CDS encoding thioredoxin family protein, which translates to MNTPSNMLALGTKAPFFELPNPSKTNELQSLDELKGEKGTLVIFMCNHCPFVLHVIDKINELYEDYNERGIEFIAINANDIEKYPADSPEKMIEFQIERNFDFPYLFDESQAVAKAYEAACTPDFYFFDDKLDLVYRGQMDDSRPGNNKDVTGEDLIIAFENLLAGEAQEDIQRPSMGCNIKWK; encoded by the coding sequence ATGAATACTCCCTCAAATATGCTGGCATTAGGAACAAAAGCACCGTTTTTTGAACTTCCTAACCCGTCAAAAACGAATGAACTTCAGTCGTTGGACGAACTGAAAGGAGAAAAAGGAACTTTGGTGATCTTCATGTGCAACCACTGTCCGTTTGTTCTTCATGTGATCGACAAGATCAATGAATTATACGAAGATTATAACGAGCGTGGAATTGAATTCATTGCCATCAATGCTAATGATATTGAAAAATATCCGGCAGATTCTCCTGAAAAAATGATTGAATTTCAGATTGAAAGAAATTTTGATTTCCCTTATTTATTTGATGAAAGCCAGGCTGTAGCTAAAGCTTATGAGGCTGCTTGTACACCGGATTTTTATTTTTTTGATGATAAACTGGATCTTGTGTACAGAGGTCAGATGGATGATTCAAGACCTGGAAATAATAAAGATGTTACAGGTGAGGATCTGATTATTGCTTTTGAAAATCTTTTGGCTGGAGAAGCTCAGGAAGACATTCAAAGACCTAGCATGGGATGCAATATTAAATGGAAATAA
- a CDS encoding TetR/AcrR family transcriptional regulator, with protein MGLHERRQREKESIRANILQAAFTLAKTEGWGSLSMRKIADAIEYSAPVVYDYFENKEAILFEISLDGFHKLHIELLKAQQKHDTPEEQLIAIVDAYWNFAFKNKEYYQLMFGLGMQCCGKGQMKKEFSSFQELIYECTYEIIKKNGSNPDNACHMSHALFSAVHGMISIMMMRTADIPSTMNKTTLDETVSAFVKSL; from the coding sequence ATGGGTCTACATGAACGCCGTCAACGAGAAAAAGAATCCATCCGTGCAAATATTTTGCAGGCTGCTTTTACTTTGGCTAAAACCGAAGGCTGGGGTTCACTGTCTATGCGTAAGATAGCTGATGCTATTGAGTATAGTGCACCTGTAGTATATGATTATTTTGAAAATAAAGAAGCTATTCTATTTGAAATTTCTTTAGATGGCTTTCATAAGTTACACATAGAATTATTAAAAGCTCAGCAAAAACATGACACTCCGGAAGAGCAACTCATTGCAATTGTGGATGCATACTGGAACTTTGCTTTTAAAAACAAGGAATATTACCAGCTTATGTTTGGTCTTGGAATGCAATGCTGTGGAAAAGGGCAGATGAAAAAAGAATTCTCATCATTCCAGGAACTGATCTATGAATGTACCTATGAGATTATTAAGAAAAACGGATCCAATCCGGACAATGCCTGTCATATGTCTCATGCTCTGTTTTCTGCCGTTCACGGAATGATCTCTATTATGATGATGCGTACTGCTGATATCCCTTCCACAATGAACAAGACGACATTGGACGAAACTGTTTCGGCTTTTGTTAAGTCTTTGTAA
- a CDS encoding efflux RND transporter periplasmic adaptor subunit — protein MKIPGKTRFIVLIASIILLQSCTKAAEGSNAAPPAPELPVYTVLTSPATTYQEFPTALEGKNNVEIRSQVDGYLDRIYVEEGAYVRAGQPLFKIDSRSYGEQMNMAQANLQAANANIQKARVEVDRLQPLVAAKVVSDVQLKTAKANYEAAVAAASQARASVGSARINVGFTTITAPVSGYIGRIPYKKGSLISRTDANPLTLLSDISEIYAYFSLSELDFIAFQNKYPGATLEEKLKNMPMVELVIADNSTYPEKGRLSIVDGQFDKTTGAISVRAVFPNANGALRTGNTGRVRMPQLISNAVVIPQESTFEIQDKTYVYVMGKDQKVTGRPIKISGKTDSYYFISEGLAPGEKIVFTGIGSLKDGASIRPKNISSDSLLKAKPL, from the coding sequence ATGAAAATACCTGGAAAAACAAGGTTTATTGTACTTATTGCAAGTATAATTCTTTTACAGAGCTGTACCAAGGCTGCAGAAGGATCCAATGCCGCACCGCCAGCTCCAGAACTTCCGGTTTATACCGTTCTCACATCACCCGCTACTACATATCAGGAATTCCCTACTGCCTTAGAAGGGAAAAATAATGTTGAAATAAGATCTCAGGTAGATGGTTATCTTGATAGAATCTATGTAGAGGAAGGGGCTTACGTAAGAGCCGGACAGCCATTATTTAAAATAGACTCCAGAAGCTATGGTGAACAAATGAATATGGCTCAGGCTAACCTACAGGCTGCTAATGCAAATATACAAAAGGCAAGAGTAGAAGTAGACAGACTTCAGCCATTGGTTGCTGCCAAAGTAGTTTCTGATGTACAATTAAAAACAGCAAAAGCCAATTATGAAGCCGCTGTTGCTGCTGCTTCACAAGCCAGAGCCTCTGTAGGAAGCGCAAGAATCAATGTAGGATTCACAACCATTACAGCTCCTGTAAGCGGTTATATCGGAAGAATCCCATACAAAAAAGGAAGTCTGATCTCAAGAACAGACGCAAATCCATTGACATTATTATCTGATATCAGTGAAATTTATGCTTATTTCTCTTTGAGTGAACTAGACTTTATCGCTTTTCAGAATAAGTATCCTGGTGCTACTTTGGAAGAAAAACTGAAAAATATGCCGATGGTAGAATTGGTAATTGCTGACAACAGTACTTATCCTGAAAAAGGAAGACTGAGCATCGTAGACGGACAGTTTGATAAAACTACCGGAGCCATCAGTGTACGTGCTGTATTCCCTAATGCCAACGGAGCTTTAAGAACCGGAAACACGGGAAGAGTACGTATGCCGCAACTGATATCGAATGCCGTAGTAATCCCACAGGAATCCACTTTCGAAATTCAGGATAAAACTTACGTATATGTAATGGGTAAAGATCAGAAGGTAACCGGTAGACCAATCAAAATATCTGGAAAAACGGATAGCTATTATTTTATTTCTGAAGGGCTTGCACCTGGGGAAAAAATCGTATTCACAGGGATTGGAAGCTTGAAAGATGGTGCATCTATCAGACCGAAAAACATTTCTTCTGACAGCTTATTAAAAGCAAAACCATTATAG